A section of the Dromaius novaehollandiae isolate bDroNov1 chromosome 6, bDroNov1.hap1, whole genome shotgun sequence genome encodes:
- the LOC112986876 gene encoding hexokinase HKDC1, with the protein MFAVHLLAFYFTKLKEDQIKKVDRYLYHMRLSDDVLLDVMARFRAEMVKGLGRDTNPTATVKMLPSFVRSLPDGSEKGDFLAVDLGGSQFRALQVKVFDDGKQSSQLESKFYPTPKEVIQGNGAELFDYVADCLLDFMESKNLKHRRLPLGFTFSFPCRQTKLEEGVLLNWTKHFKVRGVQNTDVVSSLHKALKKHKGIDVDVMALVNDTVGTMMTCGYDDQRCEVGLIIGTGTNACYMEEMRHIDLVEGDEGRMCINTEWGAFGDDGALDDIRTEFDREIDLGSLNPGKQLFEKMISSLYLGELVRLILLKMTKEGLLFNGKVSTALCTKGKIELRHVIAMEKYKEGLSNTKEILTELNLFPSEEDCIAVQHVCTIVSFRSANLCAAALAAILTRLRENKKVLRLRTTVGIDGTLYKTHPQYAKRLHKVVRRLAPNCDVRFLLSTNGSARGAAMVTAVARRLATQRKRIDAVLAPFLLSLDTLREVKDKMRTELEYGLKRETQGRATVKMLPTYVCGTPDGTEKGKFLALDLGGTNFRVLLVKIRSGRRKSVQMYNKIFAIPLEIMQGTGEELFDHIVQCIADFLEYMGIKGARLPLGFTFSFPCRQASIDKGTLVGWTKGFKATDCEGEDVVDMLREAIKRRNEFDLDIVAVVNDTVGTMMTCGYEDPNCEIGLIAGTGSNVCYMEDMKNIEILEGNEGKMCINTEWGGFGDNGCIDNIRTEYDKEVDEGSLNPGKQRYEKMTSGMYLGEIVRQILIDLTKQGLLFRGQISESLRKRGIFETKFLSQIESDRLALLQVRRILQQLGLDSTCEDSIIVKEVCGAVSRRAAQLCGAGLAAIVEKRRENRGVEHLQITVGVDGTLYKLHPHFSRVLRETVKELAPQCDVTFMLSEDGSGKGAALITAVAKRLRTVGEN; encoded by the exons ATGTTTGCTGTCCACTTGCTAGCTTTCTATTTTACAAAACTAAAAGAAGATCAAATAAAAAAG GTTGACAGGTACCTGTATCACATGCGCCTCTCCGACGATGTCTTGCTGGACGTGATGGCTCGCTTCCGGGCCGAGATGGTAAAGGGGCTGGGGAGAGACACGAACCCTACAGCGACGGTGAAAATGCTGCCGTCGTTTGTGCGCTCGCTGCCCGACGGCTCAG AGAAGGGCGACTTCCTCGCTGTTGACCTGGGTGGCTCCCAGTTTCGCGCCCTCCAGGTGAAGGTGTTTGATGAtgggaagcagagcagccagCTGGAGAGCAAATTTTACCCCACACCCAAGGAAGTCATCCAGGGGAATGGAGCCGAG CTCTTCGATTATGTCGCTGACTGTCTGCTAGACTTCATGGAGTCCAAAAACCTGAAGCATAGGAGGTTACCTCTTGGCTTTACGTTTTCTTTTCCATGCAGACAGACCAAATTGGAAGAG GGGGTGCTCCTTAACTGGACAAAACACTTCAAGGTCCGAGGCGTTCAGAACACGGATGTGGTCAGCTCTCTGCACAAGGCTCTCAAGAAGCACAAG GGCATAGATGTAGATGTCATGGCACTGGTTAATGACACCGTGGGAACCATGATGACTTGTGGATATGATGACCAGCGCTGTGAAGTTGGACTTATAATTG GGACGGGCACCAACGCCTGCTACATGGAGGAGATGAGGCACATCGACCTGGTGGAGGGCGACGAGGGGAGGATGTGCATTAACACGGAGTGGGGGGCCTTCGGGGACGACGGTGCTTTGGATGACATCCGCACGGAGTTCGATCGAGAGATCGACCTGGGATCTCTCAATCCTGGAAAACAACT GTTTGAGAAGATGATTAGCAGCCTGTACCTGGGCGAACTTGTAAGACTCATTCTTCTAAAAATGACGAAGGAAGGTCTGCTCTTCAATGGGAAAGTGTCAACAGCTCTGTGTACTAAGGGCAAGATTGAACTGAGACATGTGATCGCAATGGAAAA ATATAAGGAAGGTCTGAGCAACACAAAAGAGATACTTACAGAGCTGAACCTGTTTCCCTCCGAAGAGGACTGCATTGCTGTCCAGCACGTCTGCACCATCGTTTCCTTCCGCTCGGCCAACCTCTGCGCTGCAGCCTTAGCAGCCATACTGACGCGACTGAGAGAGAATAAAAAAGTGTTAAGGCTGCGAACCACTGTTGGGATTGATGGGACCCTCTATAAAACCCACCCCCA GTACGCTAAGCGTCTGCACAAGGTGGTGAGAAGGCTGGCCCCAAACTGCGACGTTCGGTTCCTGCTCTCCACGAACGGCAGCGCGAGGGGGGCCGCCATGGTCACGGCGGTGGCGCGCAGGCTGGCCACGCAGCGCAAGCGCATCGACGCCGTTCTCGCGCCGTTTCTGCTCTCCCTGGACACCCTGCGAGAAGTGAAGGACAAAATGAGGACGGAGCTGGAATATGGGCTAAAGAGAGAGACGCAAGGCCGCGCCACGGTGAAGATGTTACCCACGTACGTCTGCGGGACCCCGGATGGAACGG agaaaggaaagttCCTTGCCCTTGATCTTGGTGGGACAAATTTCAGGGTTCTGCTGGTCAAAATTAGAAGCGGGAGAAGGAAATCGGTGCAAATGTATAACAAAATCTTTGCCATTCCTTTGGAGATCATGCAAGGGACAGGGGAAGAG CTCTTTGACCACATTGTGCAGTGCATAGCAGACTTTTTGGAGTATATGGGGATTAAAGGTGCCCGGCTGCCTCTGGGCttcaccttctccttcccctgcagGCAAGCCAGCATTGACAAG GGAACGCTTGTAGGTTGGACAAAAGGTTTTAAGGCAACGGATTGCGAGGGGGAAGATGTTGTTGATATGCTGAGGGAAGCTATCAAGAGGAGAAAT GAGTTTGACTTGGACATTGTAGCAGTGGTGAATGACACTGTTGGGACAATGATGACGTGTGGGTACGAGGATCCAAACTGTGAGATTGGCCTCATTGCAG GAACAGGCAGCAATGTGTGCTACATGGAAGACATGAAAAACATAGAAATATTGGAAGGGAACGAAGGAAAAATGTGCATTAATACAGAATGGGGAGGATTTGGTGACAACGGCTGCATCGACAACATCAGGACAGAGTATGATAAAGAAGTAGATGAAGGTTCACTAAATCCAGGGAAGCAGAG GTATGAAAAAATGACCAGTGGAATGTACCTAGGTGAAATAGTGAGGCAGATTTTGATCGACTTAACCAAACAAGGACTGCTGTTCAGAGGACAGATTTCGGAATCACTCAGGAAAAGAGGCATATTTGAAACAAAATTCCTGTCTCAGATTGAGAG CGACCGGCTAGCCCTCCTGCAAGTGCGGCGAATCCTGCAGCAGCTCGGCCTGGACAGCACGTGCGAAGACAGCATCATCGTCAAGGAGGTGTGTGGAGCTGTTTCCAggagagctgcccagctctgcggggcagggctggcggctattgtggagaagaggagggaaaacCGAGGTGTGGAGCACTTGCAAATCACCGTCGGGGTGGACGGGACTTTGTACAAGCTCCATCCACA